Genomic window (Arthrobacter sp. StoSoilA2):
TGACTGTCGGACACCCGCCACTCGTGGCCGGGGCCGTACTGGTGGACGGACACTGTCCCGTTGAAAAGTCAGACTCCCCGGCAACGCCGCTCCTGCTCCTGTCCCATACCGGGCCGGGGGCGGGCTCAGTCTTTGCACTCCAGCGCGGTCACCACCACATTGGCCGCGGCGATGTCGACATTCGCATCCCTGATCCAGGCATGTCCCGCGAGCACGCCGTGCTGGAGGTGTCCAGCACCGCATTGAGCGTCACGGACACGGGCAGCCGGAACTCGGTACTTGTTGATGGGGAGCGTGTCCGTGAAAAGACGGTGACGTCGTCTTCGGAAATTCGCTGCGGCAATACAACCTTCACTATCGTTACGCCAAACAGCTCCACTCCCGGGATTCACGCCGACGCCGGCCGTTCCGTTGAATTGCCCCTTGAAGTCCAGCGTCAGACGGGCTCATTGAACCGATGGCCGGTTGCCGTTGCGGCGGGGCTCCCGTTGGTAGCAGGCGTTGGTCTTGCACTCGCAACGGGAATGTGGATGTTCCTTGGCTTTACGGCCGTTTCCGCGCTGGGCCTCCTTGTTCCGATAATCACCGGAAGGAAGGGACGCCGGGAGTTCAGGCTTGCCGTCGCAACGGCGGCCTTGCAGGACGCCCAACGCCGCCGCCGATGTTCGCCGTCTGCTGCAGAGATCATCGTTGCCACCATGGTCCCGGCGGCAGGCTTGGTCCTGAACCCTCCGGCACCGCCAACATTGCCCGGCCCCGTGGCGGGGTCGCCCGATGCGTCACCACCACGTCCGGCCGCCGGCTCGGGAACGTGCGTCCGGCTAGGTACGGCGCCCACCCTGGCCAATGTGCGGATCGTCCCCGCAGATCCCCATTTCTGTCCACCGGCAATCGGAGCCATGCCAGTAACGCTGGGCGTGCACCCCGCGACTGTTGCCTTGCACGGCCAGGCCGAGCACGTCGATGCCCTGATCCGCTTTATCATCATGCAACTGTCAAGTTTCCCAGGATCGTCGGCCACACCGATTATTCTTTTGGGACCGATAGGGCGCCTGCCTCTCAGCGCCCGGTTCCTCCCGCACCTGACGCTTGCCACAAATGATGCGGCCGCGACGGCAGCTCTACGAAGGTCGAAGGGAAACAACAATGGCAGGCTCATAGTTCTCGATGACTCGCCGGGCGGAGATGAGTGCAATACCAAACTCCTGGACGCCGCCTTGGAGGCTTCATGGCAGGTGTTGCGGCATTCCGGCCACTACCCCGGACCCAACGGTCCGGTCATTGAGATAGGACAGTCTGGAACATCCGCCAATTTACAGGTCCCCGGTGGCCTGCAGGAGTTCATCCCGGACTTGGTTCCACTGAAGGCCTTCGAACAGTTCTGCCGCACAATGGCGTCCATCCCGCACCGGGAAGGCCCTGCCGAGGACGCCATTCCAGAATCATGCTCTTTGAATGACCTGCTTCCAGGCGGACCTCGAGGCATACTCCGGCGATGGGTTGGCGGGAACGGGCCAAACGAGCTCCAGGCAATTCTGGGGCAGGGCCAAGACGGCCCCTTGACGTTTAGCTTCCATATTGATGGACCCCATCTCCTGGTAGCCGGAACTACAGGCTCCGGGAAATCGGAACTCCTGCGGACGATAGTGGCATCCATGGCCCTGAATCACTCGCCAGACGAGGTGACATTCCTGTTTGTCGATTTCAAGGGAGGCTCCGGACTACGCCCTTTACGTGGGCTTCCGCACTGCGTGGGCCTTCTTACTGACCTTGGAAGTCATCATCTTGACCGCGTGCTTACTTCCCTGCGGGGCGAGATCCGCCATCGCGAGGAGTTGTTCGCGGACGCTGGGACTTCAGACTTGGCTGCATACCAACGTTCAGCTGCAGCTACAGGGGCGGCGATCCCCCACTTGGTCCTTGTTGTAGATGAGTTCCGAATGTTGGTCGACGAAGCCCCCGGAGCCCTTCGTGAGCTGATGCGCGTTGCCGCCATTGGACGGTCCCTCGGCATTCACCTGGTCATGGCCACACAAAGGCCACAAGGTGCGCTGACCGCCGACATCCGCGCCAACGTCACTTCAAGCATCGCACTGCGTGTTCAGTCGGATGCAGAATCAATGGACATCATCAATTCCAAAGCCGCTGCATCCATCGGCGTCGGCGTTCCCGGGCGGGCGTATCTTGTAAGGGCCACCGGCAATCCAGAGGAATTCCAGACGGCGTCCCTTGCTGTGCCAGCCACCGTCAGCCGGGCCCCGGAGGCAGCAATCGTTCAGTCGGCCGTTGGGGCCTTGCACTCTCCGCAGGACAAACAGCCAATGATCGGGAAGTCCACGGCACAGTCGGAAACAAGGGCCGAAGCGGTGGTCTCGGCAACCCGAACCGCCTGGCGCTCCCTGGGGCGGGCTGACCCCAGGCAACCTGTAGCCCCACCTTTGCCGGTGTCCATTGGGTGGAATGAAGATCTGTCCGCTTTCGGTATGGCGGGCAAGGACGTTGAAGACGCACCGGACGGGTCCATGACCCCCGTAGGTCCGTTGGGGATCGTGGACAGACCGGAACAGCAGTCAGTGGAGGCCCTGCAATGGTCGCCTTCCGACCATGGTCATTTCGCCATGATCGGCAGCAGTTCCAGTGGAATGCACGAATGCTTCAAGGCTGCATCGGCGATGCTGGCAGCACATGGAATCCCACCGCATCTGTACATCCTGGATTCAGTTGGAATGCTGGGAAAGCTCCGTCCAGACGGCAGCTATGGCGCCACACTGGGCCTGCATCAGCTGGCATTGGCGGTACGGGTCCTTGAGCGGCTCGCTGAAGAAATGGCACGTCGACGCGGGGCGGGCGAGGATGTGTCCACACGGCCCCGTTTGGTCCTGGTGGTTACCGGCTTTTGCTCATGGGCCGCAGCGCTCCGATCAGGGCGTTTCGCGTGGGCCGAGGATCTCTTGAGGGACATCGTCCGGGACGGGACACCCCTTGGCATCACAGTCCTGATCTCCGGCGAACGCGAACTCGTCAGCTCACGATTTTTCGCCGCAATCCCAAACCGGGCATTTTTCCCAACGGGCGCCACGGAAGAATCGCGCTTTCACTGGCCACGCCTTCCCGAAGTCGAGTCTGTCCCAGGGCGCGCTGTTGCCATGGGTGGATTTGTTCAGGGCGCAACCACGGTGGTTCATTTCCGCACTGCACCCATCCGCACTGCACCCATCCGCACTGAACCAAGCAGGAATGACTGGCCGTTCGTTGATCTTCAACCTTCATCGGAACCACCCTTCCGGGTCCGGCCCCTCCCCGAATACCTCAGCACGTCTGCTTTCGTTGCCGCGATGGCAGCTGTCCCAGGACCATCGGGGCGATCCCCGGGATCGGCGCAGTCTGGCAGCAACCGCATTGCACGTGAAGACGAGGACGGCGCGACATCGCCGGACTCCATTCCCTTGTGGATCGGCCTTGGGGGCGACGAATCGGTTCCCGTGTCATTTCCCCTTGGGCGGCGTGGTGTCAGCATCATTATTGGAGGTCATGGCTCCGGCAAGACTTCGGTGCTGACATCGCTGATGGCCCTTAATTCCCAGGTTCCGTGGATCTTCCCGGCAGCTGGAACTACCACGGGTGCTTTCTGGGCAAGCGTGGCCCGTTCTGCCACCACTGGGTCGCTGGATCCTGCGAGCATCCTCTGTGTCGATGACGCCGATCTCCTGGATCCGGAGGGGCGCGCAGCTCTCGCCGCCCTGGCTGGCCGGACACGAGGAATGATCATGACTGCCACGACAGGTCCAGCATTGCTTCAACGCTTGCCACTGGCTGCAGAGGTCCAAGCCAATGGCAACGGCCTGATTCTGGCTCCGAGGACTCCCCTGGACGGCGACATCCTCGGCGTGAGGCTGGAAATAGAAAACCCGCCGCGTGCCGGTCGGGGCGTGATCGTCCGGGGAAACCGCGCGGTCCAAGTGCAGGTGGCGTTCACCACCGACTCCATGACGCACATCAGGAGCATCGAAAGCCAGGGCGGCATTCGCTAGAGCGCGCCCTGCGTCCCTCCCGCTCGCGACGCATATGCGATGACACGCTTTTGGAAGAGAAACACGATCGCCGCCAGCGCAGGCAAAATCATGGCCAACCCCGGCAGAACCAAGCCGCCGGTCATGGTTGGGAAACCGATGGTAAGGACGAACAACTGAGCCACCAAGGCGGCCGCTCGGGTCCATCGGTAACCGCGGAACAGGAAATGGCCCACAGCGAACAGCCAGGCCGAGAAGGCCAATAGGAGGCCCAGCGTAAAGACCGCTCCCCAAAACGTCAGGACAGGGGCTCCGGTCAACAGCTCGAAGGCGTACCAAGCCGCAGCACCAAGGAGGGCCAGTGCTTCCAACACGACAACGATGGAAATAACCAGGATTCCAGGAGGCTTCTTGCCTCCGGATTCCAGTCCCTGAGTTATGGGTCCCTCAGGCACAGGTCTAACTGGACCGTTGCTTCCATCTGATCCAGAGTTTGGTTGGGCCGGGTTAACAGGAGGTCTTGACACACTGGCACCCTACCGGACATAGTCATCTAGCAGTGAGGGCACTGGCGGCTGATGTGATGCATCGCTCACGGATTCAGGGCATTTCAACGACTAATACCCCTTGTTTACAAGGCGTTAACATGAAACGCTTGACTCAGACGACCAAGGGGGCCCATGCGGGCCCCTTTCCTTTGGAGCCTCTCGTGAATGTTTTCACAAAAGGCTCAAACTAGTTCTCACGAATGGAGTGACTGATCAGCATGGATTGGCGTAATCGCGCAGCCTGCCTCGACAAGGACCCGGAGCTCTTTTTCCCAGTCGGCAACACGGGACCAGCACTTCTGCAGATTGAGGAAGCAAAAAGCGTTTGCCGCCGGTGCCCGGTCGTGGACACTTGCCTTCAATGGGCTCTGGAGTCCGGCCAGGATGCAGGCGTCTGGGGTGGCATGAGCGAGGACGAACGCCGTGCACTCAAGCGTCGCGCAGCACGGGCCCGGCGCGCTTCTTAGCAGCTCGCTTCCCAGCAGGCAGTACAAGCACCAACGCGGAAGGCCGCGGACCAACTGGTCCGCGGCCTTCCGCGTTTAAGACAGCTGCCTGCTAAACCCCTCCACCTCCGGAAGGCGCTAAGCGCGCGCGAGGTTCAGGACAATTTCGACGGCGGTCCCGCCGCCCTCCCTGGG
Coding sequences:
- a CDS encoding FtsK/SpoIIIE domain-containing protein, with product MIFECTLVRGPNAASPEPPEELTIIAFGGMPGLELQRQLQEARGVGPLSVAGEDLSALTVGHPPLVAGAVLVDGHCPVEKSDSPATPLLLLSHTGPGAGSVFALQRGHHHIGRGDVDIRIPDPGMSREHAVLEVSSTALSVTDTGSRNSVLVDGERVREKTVTSSSEIRCGNTTFTIVTPNSSTPGIHADAGRSVELPLEVQRQTGSLNRWPVAVAAGLPLVAGVGLALATGMWMFLGFTAVSALGLLVPIITGRKGRREFRLAVATAALQDAQRRRRCSPSAAEIIVATMVPAAGLVLNPPAPPTLPGPVAGSPDASPPRPAAGSGTCVRLGTAPTLANVRIVPADPHFCPPAIGAMPVTLGVHPATVALHGQAEHVDALIRFIIMQLSSFPGSSATPIILLGPIGRLPLSARFLPHLTLATNDAAATAALRRSKGNNNGRLIVLDDSPGGDECNTKLLDAALEASWQVLRHSGHYPGPNGPVIEIGQSGTSANLQVPGGLQEFIPDLVPLKAFEQFCRTMASIPHREGPAEDAIPESCSLNDLLPGGPRGILRRWVGGNGPNELQAILGQGQDGPLTFSFHIDGPHLLVAGTTGSGKSELLRTIVASMALNHSPDEVTFLFVDFKGGSGLRPLRGLPHCVGLLTDLGSHHLDRVLTSLRGEIRHREELFADAGTSDLAAYQRSAAATGAAIPHLVLVVDEFRMLVDEAPGALRELMRVAAIGRSLGIHLVMATQRPQGALTADIRANVTSSIALRVQSDAESMDIINSKAAASIGVGVPGRAYLVRATGNPEEFQTASLAVPATVSRAPEAAIVQSAVGALHSPQDKQPMIGKSTAQSETRAEAVVSATRTAWRSLGRADPRQPVAPPLPVSIGWNEDLSAFGMAGKDVEDAPDGSMTPVGPLGIVDRPEQQSVEALQWSPSDHGHFAMIGSSSSGMHECFKAASAMLAAHGIPPHLYILDSVGMLGKLRPDGSYGATLGLHQLALAVRVLERLAEEMARRRGAGEDVSTRPRLVLVVTGFCSWAAALRSGRFAWAEDLLRDIVRDGTPLGITVLISGERELVSSRFFAAIPNRAFFPTGATEESRFHWPRLPEVESVPGRAVAMGGFVQGATTVVHFRTAPIRTAPIRTEPSRNDWPFVDLQPSSEPPFRVRPLPEYLSTSAFVAAMAAVPGPSGRSPGSAQSGSNRIAREDEDGATSPDSIPLWIGLGGDESVPVSFPLGRRGVSIIIGGHGSGKTSVLTSLMALNSQVPWIFPAAGTTTGAFWASVARSATTGSLDPASILCVDDADLLDPEGRAALAALAGRTRGMIMTATTGPALLQRLPLAAEVQANGNGLILAPRTPLDGDILGVRLEIENPPRAGRGVIVRGNRAVQVQVAFTTDSMTHIRSIESQGGIR
- a CDS encoding WhiB family transcriptional regulator — translated: MDWRNRAACLDKDPELFFPVGNTGPALLQIEEAKSVCRRCPVVDTCLQWALESGQDAGVWGGMSEDERRALKRRAARARRAS